Part of the Cololabis saira isolate AMF1-May2022 chromosome 15, fColSai1.1, whole genome shotgun sequence genome, ggactgCTGATGAGTCAGAGGAGGCTGATTCTGATGTAATCCTCcaacccctccctccctccagttTCAGTCTGATTCTCCATGAAATTCAACAACTTTAACAAACAACACTTTATGTTTAATTGAACCACACTTTTGTCTGTGATCACTTTTCAGAACATTGATTGCTTGTGTGGATAAGCACTGAAGGTGGGTGGATCTGTTGTCCAagactacttttatttttacccTTTACTGCTCTTATAAACTGTATGATCAGTTTTTCCTCGTCATTCTAATCAAAAATGAACACTTCACATATCAGTGGTTTTACTTTTCCTATATTTTATTGTCAGATATCCACATTTATTCACTTTTGCCATTATGACTATAATTTCTAATGCAGTTACATTCAGATATCCACCTTATCATTTTCAGAATAGTAATTCTgtataaatacaaaacatcagatatgtactgtatactgcaatTTACCTCGCGATAAAGAGCTTACAGAGATAAAAAGAGAAATATGTCTAATACATTTCAATGTGAATTTTTAATACAGTACAAATTGTACAAACAGGTTTATTGGGTGCCATTTTGACATGAATTGGTGTTTTGATTGAAAACAACACATTTAATCCCCCTTACTCATCCACTGTGAAATATGCACATTCTCTTATTTTTCAAAAGAGCGTGTCATACAGTAACCCAGTGTCATTCTTAAatagaaatattttaaacatttcagtCTTTTTCTAACAAATCCAGTTCataattcatatatatatatatatatatatatatatatatatatatatatatatatatatatatatatatatatatatatatatatatatatactatttatacttttgtcATATTTTGTGTGCACAACATtgcattatttttattaatgaaaTGTGGATTCAAATCTGTACGTCGACAGTACAAAACCAATAAAGAAGATTTGGTTAACAATCTTGAGTCTTAATGTAAGACATCATCATACTCATTGAGAtaatggtgaaaaatgtgaaaatgaaagAGATATTCATCATTTTTCATCTACAATGAGCCCATTGTGCAACACAAATGATCTTATAATAAAGTAGACACTTAAGTTTCGGTTCTCTAGCTGCAGAGTACATGTAGTAGATCTGCTGAAAACTCACAACACAATTACTCAACAGCTACAAAACTAAACTGTTCCAGTGAGCAGAACAAGTAAATATGTAAAGCCATACGTGAAAGAATAACATAATCTCAGATGAAACCTCCTCCTAGACTGACTTTTTGCACAAACGTTGTATGTTATGTATCTAACATTGTGTTGAAATTGGGTTATCACACAACAAATAATAGTGTCATACAGTTGTATTTCCTGCATGTAATTCTTAatataaaaacaaccaaaactaataataatataattatagaACTATAATGAACTGATTGCGCACTAATTGTTTTTGGCAACTGTTAATGTCAGTTAGTGATTCAAAACCCTTTAAGACTTGTGTATTTTATTAAAGCAAGTCGTGTTATGCCAAGAAGCCAGTTTAAAGTGCATTACTGCAATGTGTCTGAAAACGGATCATAttcaaaaaagcaaaaataaatctcctctctTCCTGTTTTAATCGGAAACTAAACCCCAACAATTCTATTGCAATTGAATCCCACCTCCTTTTGGGGGACCTGGAAAGGCTGTCACATTTAGACTATTatttgaaaagaaaggaaagtaCTGAGATCTGCCTCTTTCTTTCTGGGTGCCTTCACGGAGTACGCGCATGCGCAGTGTCCGTATCGCAACAGAAGACACTTGGACAGGAGAAAACAGACCTGGAGAAAACAGATATTTCTGTCGCCTCAGACAATCAAATATACCCGTCCCGAGAAGGAATATAGCGATTACAAACGGATGGAAATCGAGGATGAATGGAAATCAGCACAATCTTTAATACTAAAACGCGTCCCATCACGTGGTCAAACCTGACCAATCGGAATGAGCACAGTTCAATCTTCTTTGTTCGGATAATTTACCATTTTGTTCCTCAAATATGGACTCGATGTCGTATGCATATTGAAAATGTGGATATAGACGTGGCGCTCTGAGACGAAGGATGAATCGTGGATATATTATGTGGCTCTTTTTGAGAAATGCCACGTGTTCAAGTTTCATTACATAGCACTCAGGCTTTTTTGGTCACGTGACTCCCCTCCCCCATGCAGTTCAGGCTTTTTTGGTCACGTGACTCCCCTCCCCCATCAGCTCCGGGAAGAAGGCGGACATGTTTGAGGGAAATGTGCTGCTTAAAAAGTACCGAGCTGGAAGACCAGAAGAATATTGGAAGAAAGGTTTTCGCATTACTGAAGGGATTTACACGTGGAAATTTGAATCTATTTTAAATTTCAGGACTTTGAtgtctaacttttttttttttttttttacttgtctttGTTTTGGATAATTTAATTTTCTTATGGAGTCATTTTGATTTAACTGTGTGTTAATAACGCACAATTATAAACATTGtagtagttaaaaaaaaacattgtgttgTTGATTAGGtcatttcttgttatttttgaGTGACATTGTAGGCATTTGTAACCTTGGTGTGGGGGATGGGCTCAAGTGATTAGGTAACTGCTCTATACCTTTAGTTTTTCAGCTTTTTCCCTCTTCTTTTATACGATTTtgcgtttttatttaattcagagAATATTTCTGTGCGATGTCTTTAgtgtgtggtttttaaaaaccattgTAAGGTCAGGCATTGTATAATTATCTTTCACTGTTAGAAAATATAAGTCTTAGCTGCTGTAATCTGCATTTAATGGTGTAATTTCTTATCATTTTGAATGGTTCTTAGAGGGCTTTTAATGTAAGCTGAGAACAGTTAAGGAAAGTGCTGTGTCATTCAGGGGATGGTAAGCTGGTGTGAGTATAACATTTTGGACTTGTGTTGTGTTGTCAGTGTTTATGACGGTTCTATCTTAAACCATTCGATTCAACGCTTGATTCTAATCTATTATATGAAGCCCAGACTGGAACTGGTTCACCACTGAGGGTCATGGAGGCCTTGTAGTCCTTGGTGTTGTAAAAACGTAGTCTTAACCATTTTGcagattattttattgttatatagTTTCTGTAAACTGAAAATGGCTCGTTTTGCATGTTTTGCTCCTCGTTTGGTCtatttgtggctgaaatgtgGATGCAACGCAGATGTGTCTCATttctccaagatggcggccgtggCGCTTTTCTAGAAGAAAGAAATGCGGATGTGCTTAGCGGGGGAGAGGCGATTTTCATGGCCGCGCGTAAGGACCAATCATCTTCTTGGTATTCAGAGTGGAAGCCCGCGTTACAACCGTTTCGACCAACCGCCTTCGCCGCCTTGCACACGTTGAcgtaatataatatgatacaGGGAAGGGTGGCTTCTATTCTCTCCCTCGTTGTGACGTGTTTCACGTCGCAGCCAATCACAGGCGGCCCATCTGTTATGGCGACTCCTCCCGACCAATGGCATTGCGCGGTCTCCTTGACTGACAGATTAAAGGGGCGAGTAGGTTGTCTTTGAAGGTTGTTTGCGGAGCTTCGGCATTCAGTGGGCGTGGCGAGTTTGACAGACATCCGCGACAGCCAATCAAAACCAAGTGGGCGGGGACACACCGGGGTCGTCCACCCAATGAGGCGGACGGTAGGTCTATAAAAGAACGGGTGTCGGCTCTCGGTCGCCATTTCAACGAAGTAGCGTGAGAGATCCTTTCTGTGGCGGGAGCGAGGACACTGACGACCGGACACGGATCCTGGTTCTGAGTGTCGCTAAAAACAGAATCCGGATCCATCCTCATGGATATGGCTGTCAACCCGCCTCTTGACAGGTATCTACCGGTAAAATTGACTCTCAGCTTGCCATCGgtggggatatttttaaaattatcttGAATTTCCCCCCCCTCCCGCTGTATATCGATACTGACagactgtatatactgtaatacGCTTGGAAGTCAGTGATGGACGCTCGATATACTGAAGGGACGCGTTGGAGTCGGTACAATCTTAGAGATTCACGTATATgagatattatattttatttatttatttatttttttctatttctcttTCGGTTGAGCCAGCTACGACTGTTGGCGCTACCGGCGCCATCTTCGGAGAGTCTCTCCCGCAGCGAGCCCGGTAGTCGGCCATAGCTCTGCTGGCTGCTCGCTACAGTTACGGTCGTCAATCCGTCATAATTTCACTCAAAACCAAAGTGTCTTCTAGAaagagtgtttgttttttttttctccacggGTGCATAAGTAAgaatgtgttttatatttagtatacaATATAATAATTCATGGAAAACTTGTTTAGGTCCGAAGTAGAGGCAGAATTGTTGCAGAAGCTGGAGAGACTGGAGCAGCTCGTCCATGCAACACGGGCTTTTTACCGGTTTGTTATGGTAGCCATGTGGTGGTTCGGGCTTGTGTTGATCAACCGGTGCAGATGCATGTTTGTAGAAGCTGTAGCAGCTGTAGCACAAACGGATTATTTATGTGTATTACTGGGACAGATGAAGCAGGTAAATTGTGAACTGTTTACATTTAAAGACATGGGTGAGCACATGAACTCCAGGTGTTGTTGCTTCAGTCTGTTGCCTTGGTTACGGTGCTCAGTGTCACTCAACTCAGACTCGCGCCCATTAtcaaaagttttattttgtgtaattttagtttttttttctttctcctgtactctttatttcagtttttattaaATGCATATTTTTAGACATTAATGGGAtactccctcttttttttccccagtttaAGTTCACAGctaactttttttgttttagcctTATTTTTGCCGTTTTTCCTCAGCATCTTTTGTGaatgattcatttttttaatataataaagtacactAACTGTCTAAATATGTTTCCAAACCTTGTGTCATTCAGTGCCTTTTGGGGTTTAAAACAATTTATtgaatttttttgttcaaagttgTAACtagcaattattttatttaaaaaaaaaaattgaatattaaatgcttttaaaaaaaactttttctggCCTTAAGTGGTCCTTTTTTAGTTTCCATTTgggattttatttaatttactttGATGAAAGTAGAACTTTTTTACTTCAAGAAGCCTCAATTTTACCCACAACATTTTTAAATGCTAAATGCATTTGCTCACAGGAtgcaatatatattaaatatgaaatatataACACACATGGGAAAGAAGCAGATGCTCCTGGTTGTTTTTGCAGGTGCTGCGTCATTAAAAGGTGGAGGTGAAGCATGGCCTTTTAGGATTGCTGGTCATGGAGTACTCTGGATTTTGACAATGCCACAAGTATCTTAATATTTGGTGGATTTGCATATTATTTACAATTATCTAGACTAAAATGTATAACTAATATTAGACCAGTTTGGATTTATTTTAGCtattttgacttttgtattcTGACTGGAGCTCTAATTCCCAGGAGGGATAAGTAGTGTTTTAGCGTGATCTGATGTGGAGGCACCATGGTAAGTGAGGTTGGAAGTCTGTTTACAAGATAAAACAGGCTTTGCTGCAATAACATGCACTCATCATAAAATGTGGGGATGGATTTTAAATTGATAAAGagctgggggggggcttaaTTTTTGACATCAGTCATTGCACTACAACATCCTGCATAGCAAATGTCTTGCCTGTAAGCCATGTGGCAAGGTGGTGTAAACTTTAATAAACACCGGAAGAAGTTATGGTAGATGCTTGTAATGCATCGGTGGGAGTGCCTGGATATCGTTGAGTCATAACTGTAACTTTGGAGCTAAAACTCCACCCACAgagggctttttttccccctctccaAAGAAGTGGGGGTGGAGTCTGTGATAGTAAGGGGAGGAAGTGGTGGATAAGCCTGTTCTTCCAGGCCTGGGAGTGCTGATTTGGCACTAGAGCGCTGTGACTGCTGAGTAACGTATAGATGTGTCTGTCTGGGAAGGGGTTTGCTTTTAACCGTGTGACTTGAGTGCAGTCGggtaaaaacagtttttttccagTATATTGAGATTACATGTGGCGTGTTCCTGGTGAACTAATAATCATCTTGAATAATATCAATTCAAGCAAAGTTATGTTAATGTTTTCTACCTAataaggacatttttttttttttttttttttaaacaaaaatgttagGGTTTTATATAGTACGCGTGtaatatgtttttattatctacaaataaacacaatttaaagATGCACTTGAGAGACCAACTGATGGTGTTTGATCAGTGGTTTTGGAGTAATTTGATTATTAAGATGGTAGGGAGTTTAGGTGATGAACTTTGGTGAGAAACACAAACTATCCAGATGTTGGTGCTGGTTCCTACCAAAATACTTCAACTGATTTTCAACTGTATTCTCCACAGCTCTCATCTTGGGCTTGAGGTTGGCTTTATGGGTGTCACGATGGACCAGAGCACAGCTGGAAAGCGCATCCGAAAACCCTCACTGCTCTATGAAGACTTTGAAAGTTCTGCCATCCCCCCTCTCACTCAGATCGTCCCATCGGGACCCCCGCAGCCGCCAGTGAAAGACCCCAACCGACACGGAAGGATGACCAACCAACTTCAGTTCCTACAGAAAATTGTGTTCAAGTCTTTGTGGAGGCACCACTTTGCTTGGCCTTTCCATGAACCCGTGGATGCTGTCAAGCTCAGCCTGCCTGTGAGTGTTTACCCCAATGATATTCAGTCTAGGTCTTGCATATTtagacttgacttgactttatTTCATAAAACCATTTGCTGTTCAGGGTTAGATGGTGATGCAAAACCTGACTTGGGTTTACAACATTTTGTTTGTACATTTGGATGTCATCccctaaaatgtttttttatcttctttttgttACCAGGACTATCATAAAATCATAAAACAGCCTATGGATATGGGCACTATTAAGAAGAGATTAGAGAATAATTACTACCGCAGTGCCAGTGAGTGCATGCAGGACTTCAACACAATGTTTACCAACTGCTACATTTATAACAAGGTAAGTTTGAGTTACCACGTAAGAGGGTTTCCCAGCTCCTTACTGTTATGTATAGTTTCAGTAGCTCCTGGCTCTGTGACGTCCCACACATCGACCCCTTCACATTCTGATTTCTGAAGACTCCAGTTTATAACAGTTTTGTCCTAATCGCTTTCTTTCCAGCCAACTGATGACATAGTACTGATGGCTCAGTCTCTGGAGAAGGCGTTCCTGCAGAAAGTGGCTCAGATGCCTCAAGACGAGTTGGAGCTTCCACCCCCGCCTCCACGAAGCAAGCAAGCAAAGtctgcaaaaaaaggaaaaaataatgcagGTGAGCCAGCACACACTTATTAAGGCTTAAAAAATTGCacataaccagaggtgggtagagtagccaaaaattgtactcaagtaaaagtactgttacttcagaatgatatgactcaagtagaagtaaaaagtagtcatccaaataattacttgagtaaaagtacttggtgaaaaaactactcaagtactgagtaactgttgagtaacgtctgaagtacaaaataatcatcttcaggcaaattaaatcaataaaataaataaaaaatagctaaattaatcttaaagtaaattcaagtactttaataaataataaaataataacagaataaaaataaataaattaagcacgagtagcacaaaatttcaagcctttgtacttttcttttttaaccaggcagaactagaacaagcccatgaactcatagaaactctgtgtgtgtttgagtctgtgtaaatgtgacaaaacatgcaaaaacaaacatttttcccaaagaatcacccagtgatgtcatgagattgacgcgtatgcggataaaagggataaaagtaaaataacaagctcaatgtagcctaatgtagcggagtaagaggaacagtttctccttcacaaatctactcaagtaaaagtaaaaagtattgtgattcaaaactactcctaaaagtacaaaatttctcaaaacttactcaagtaaaagtaacggagtaaatgtaacttgttactacccagctctgggcATCACGTTACATCATACCAATCCAAACACGTCATGAATcctcttccctcccctcaactcggcCTCAGGCACCGGGGAAGCAACGACACCCCTCAGATTTACACCGTCCAGTTAAACATGAGGAACTGTCTCATCTAAAAACACCTCGCGATGACCCAGACAGGAACATCCAAGAACCGCTATTCAAAACCACCAAGTAGGAGGCAGATTCCCTAATAAAACAAGTGTTTTACTGCAACATCTATCCAACAACATCCAGGGACAGTTTCTCCTGCAGGAGGTCAAAGGAGGTAAAACTCTGGAGGAACCAGGATGATTCTTGGTATTGAAGTAAAAGGAATTAGGATGAGAGCTCCTCTGAGGTTATTTCCTCCAGGAAAAATGTTGAATGCTGTggatttttcccaaagaataactcagtgatgtcatgagattgacgcgtacgtggataaaagggataaaagaaaagtaacagctcaacgtagcctaatgtagcggagtaagaggaacagtttcttcttcacaaatctactcaagtaaaagtaaaaagtatagtgattcaaaactactcctaaaagtgcaaaatttcccaaaacacaCTCAAgaaaatgtaacggagtaaatgtaactcgttactacccacctctgcacaTAACACATGTGTCCATATGGGATAAAATAATATAAGAACTATTATTTGACTCTTTTTCTATACATCTGTCTCACATTCTTGCTGTCTCCCAGTCTCAGGAGGAGTGACAACAGCTCATCAAGTCCCAGCTGTCTCCCAGTCGGTGTACTCTCCCCCCACTCCGGAAACACCCGACTCTGTTCTCTCCACCCCCCCACAGACTATTTTGGCCAAGTGTGTTACTCCCACCCTTTCAAGTGACCAGGGCATCCCTGGACTCACAGGCATGCCCCACACTCAGCCTACAGCTAAGGTAATGCTTGATTTCTCTGTGCCGTTGGTACTCACAAGTTTGACTTGGTTGACTGAAGACCACAGATGAAGCAGACTGTGACGGGCGCTCTCTTCATCTTCTACTTGTAGAAAAAAGGTGTGAAGCGGAAAGCTGACACAACCACTCCGACCACTGTAGCCATGCCCATTGTGAGCACCATGGGTGTGAGCGGGATCGGCCTGGGGATGGTGGGAGGACACGACTCTCCGCTCACGCTCACCTCCCTGGGGGTGGACCACAACGCCAGTCTGGTTCTGAACCAAGCCCTCAGCCACGGCATGGGCATGGGCATGGGCGGAGGAGCCATGATGATGGGCACCAACGCAGCAGCGGCGAACCGGAGAGGAGTGAGCGGACGACCCATCAAGCCCCCGAAGAAAGACTTGCCTGACTCCATTCTGCCCACGCCGGTCCGCCGGAGCAAGCTCAGCCCCCAGCTGCGTTACTGCAGCGGGGTCCTGAAGGACCTGCTGTCCAAGAAGCACGCAGCGTACGCCTGGCCCTTTTACAAGCCCGTGGATGCCATGTCCCTCGGCCTTCACGACTACCACGACATCATCAAGCAGCCCATGGACCTCAGCACCATCAAGGTACTTGTTGTAGGAGCTACAcaacatcagaatcagaatcatctttattggccaggttcgaacattgtccaacaaggaatttgactccagtaGTTTTGCTCTTtgtgatgaaataaaataaacaataaaacaaagatacagaataaacagtataaacatttaaggtgcagcagtttgaggtagagagagaaaagaaaagaaaaagggacagctctgaataaaaataaacataacctatttacaattttacagggcaattatacaaaaaatatacaaaagattatacaaattatacaaagaatACACAGTGaggggtgcagcagagtgaggcagacatggttgTCAAGGAAAGGTGCTAGATCCGAGTGGGCAAACACAAGACCGGGTGTTTAGTTATCGCATGACTTACTTACTTTAaaacagtggttctcaaatgggggtacgcgtacccctgggggtacgtgagattttaaaatatacatatatttaaaaagtagcatccatgcaaaaatcctttaaaaataaatatttcataaattcaattttatttgtatagtgtctaatacaacagatgttgtctctagacgctttccagagatcaagaacatgaacataaacataaacccctgagcaattattatataaacaatggcaggtaaaaactcccttagtgggagaaaagccttaagccaaacagtggcaagaaaaactcccctttaggagggaagaaaccttgagcaggaccaggctcataaggggggaccttcctgccgaaggccagactgggggagtcagggacgtcagcagcacagcaggcaggtggaagcagcagcgggatgaccagaggtgggggggggggcgtcaggagcacacagcaggcaggtggaaataaataaataattg contains:
- the brd2a gene encoding bromodomain-containing protein 2a isoform X4, with the translated sequence MDMAVNPPLDRYLPVKLTLSFSHLGLEVGFMGVTMDQSTAGKRIRKPSLLYEDFESSAIPPLTQIVPSGPPQPPVKDPNRHGRMTNQLQFLQKIVFKSLWRHHFAWPFHEPVDAVKLSLPDYHKIIKQPMDMGTIKKRLENNYYRSASECMQDFNTMFTNCYIYNKPTDDIVLMAQSLEKAFLQKVAQMPQDELELPPPPPRSKQAKSAKKGKNNAVSGGVTTAHQVPAVSQSVYSPPTPETPDSVLSTPPQTILAKCVTPTLSSDQGIPGLTGMPHTQPTAKKKGVKRKADTTTPTTVAMPIVSTMGVSGIGLGMVGGHDSPLTLTSLGVDHNASLVLNQALSHGMGMGMGGGAMMMGTNAAAANRRGVSGRPIKPPKKDLPDSILPTPVRRSKLSPQLRYCSGVLKDLLSKKHAAYAWPFYKPVDAMSLGLHDYHDIIKQPMDLSTIKRKMDGREYCDAHLFSADVRLMFSNCYKYNPPDHDVVAMARKLQDVFEFCFAKMPDETPAPPSSSSSSSSSSSSSESELSSESEESESSPSSDSEEERANRLAELQEQLKAVHEQLTALSQGPIVKPKKKKEKKDKKKKKKVEKEKHRRIEEDLMPIKPPKTPKMSKPPKPKNNRPVNCPTMPVKKAQNKKNNKSKSKKAAMMFNMPQPMHDPIVGHFDSDEEEDTAPMSYDEKRQLSLDINKLPGEKLGRVVYIIQSREPSLRDTNPEEIEIDFETLKPSTLRELERYVMTCLRKKPRKPYAMSKKNSAGKSREELALEKQLELERRLMDVSGQLNSGKKPPKNKPEKPASEIHTQPSRLSASSSSSDSSSSSSSSSSSDTSESDSG
- the brd2a gene encoding bromodomain-containing protein 2a isoform X1; protein product: MDMAVNPPLDSSHLGLEVGFMGVTMDQSTAGKRIRKPSLLYEDFESSAIPPLTQIVPSGPPQPPVKDPNRHGRMTNQLQFLQKIVFKSLWRHHFAWPFHEPVDAVKLSLPDYHKIIKQPMDMGTIKKRLENNYYRSASECMQDFNTMFTNCYIYNKPTDDIVLMAQSLEKAFLQKVAQMPQDELELPPPPPRSKQAKSAKKGKNNAVSGGVTTAHQVPAVSQSVYSPPTPETPDSVLSTPPQTILAKCVTPTLSSDQGIPGLTGMPHTQPTAKKKGVKRKADTTTPTTVAMPIVSTMGVSGIGLGMVGGHDSPLTLTSLGVDHNASLVLNQALSHGMGMGMGGGAMMMGTNAAAANRRGVSGRPIKPPKKDLPDSILPTPVRRSKLSPQLRYCSGVLKDLLSKKHAAYAWPFYKPVDAMSLGLHDYHDIIKQPMDLSTIKRKMDGREYCDAHLFSADVRLMFSNCYKYNPPDHDVVAMARKLQDVFEFCFAKMPDETPAPPSSSSSSSSSSSSSESELSSESEESESSPSSDSEEERANRLAELQEQLKAVHEQLTALSQGPIVKPKKKKEKKDKKKKKKVEKEKHRRIEEDLMPIKPPKTPKMSKPPKPKNNRPVNCPTMPVKKAQNKKNNKSKSKKAAMMFNMPQPMHDPIVGHFDSDEEEDTAPMSYDEKRQLSLDINKLPGEKLGRVVYIIQSREPSLRDTNPEEIEIDFETLKPSTLRELERYVMTCLRKKPRKPYGESSMSKKNSAGKSREELALEKQLELERRLMDVSGQLNSGKKPPKNKPEKPASEIHTQPSRLSASSSSSDSSSSSSSSSSSDTSESDSG
- the brd2a gene encoding bromodomain-containing protein 2a isoform X2, which translates into the protein MDMAVNPPLDSSHLGLEVGFMGVTMDQSTAGKRIRKPSLLYEDFESSAIPPLTQIVPSGPPQPPVKDPNRHGRMTNQLQFLQKIVFKSLWRHHFAWPFHEPVDAVKLSLPDYHKIIKQPMDMGTIKKRLENNYYRSASECMQDFNTMFTNCYIYNKPTDDIVLMAQSLEKAFLQKVAQMPQDELELPPPPPRSKQAKSAKKGKNNAVSGGVTTAHQVPAVSQSVYSPPTPETPDSVLSTPPQTILAKCVTPTLSSDQGIPGLTGMPHTQPTAKKKGVKRKADTTTPTTVAMPIVSTMGVSGIGLGMVGGHDSPLTLTSLGVDHNASLVLNQALSHGMGMGMGGGAMMMGTNAAAANRRGVSGRPIKPPKKDLPDSILPTPVRRSKLSPQLRYCSGVLKDLLSKKHAAYAWPFYKPVDAMSLGLHDYHDIIKQPMDLSTIKRKMDGREYCDAHLFSADVRLMFSNCYKYNPPDHDVVAMARKLQDVFEFCFAKMPDETPAPPSSSSSSSSSSSSSESELSSESEESESSPSSDSEEERANRLAELQEQLKAVHEQLTALSQGPIVKPKKKKEKKDKKKKKKVEKEKHRRIEEDLMPIKPPKTPKMSKPPKPKNNRPVNCPTMPVKKAQNKKNNKSKSKKAAMMFNMPQPMHDPIVGHFDSDEEEDTAPMSYDEKRQLSLDINKLPGEKLGRVVYIIQSREPSLRDTNPEEIEIDFETLKPSTLRELERYVMTCLRKKPRKPYAMSKKNSAGKSREELALEKQLELERRLMDVSGQLNSGKKPPKNKPEKPASEIHTQPSRLSASSSSSDSSSSSSSSSSSDTSESDSG